A window of Ranitomeya variabilis isolate aRanVar5 chromosome 2, aRanVar5.hap1, whole genome shotgun sequence contains these coding sequences:
- the LOC143803826 gene encoding astacin-like metalloendopeptidase: MEAGKYLTAMSYLLRAGLLLPCQVSVGGNSQDGAEGTEDIFSIISKHNKGSKKPVRQVDIAVRLSRSALSCPGQACFWPKSSSGVVIIPYTLSADYSSADSTVIRSAIQEYSSLTCIRFVERKTEIDYVQIRSVDGCWSYLGRIGGSQDLSLLNPGCVSKGIVQHELNHVLGFVHEHTRSDRDAYVDIIWRYIADVYKSNFEKFLPDTNNLGLQYDYTSVMHYGKFAFTNDPGQPTIVPKPDASVPIGQRYGLSSLDLVKINRLYQCDVCSFLLCELSGTFHSEYTSSASVNRPDCLWLIRVPANKIFLQFLAIAPSLSCRTDHVVVYDGASKSSPVLFNATCRTGDPPPVVSTGNLMLVEFWSYEKMSFSASYRSVICGGTFTLVNGVVTSPGFPTKYFPSSDCQWSIVAPPGYKVRLSFTSFVLELSRNCVYDYLSILHGSRIGSLVSAKYCGSKKMATIVSAGNWVLLRFHTDKSVQSTGFQVKYTWVL, encoded by the exons ATGGAGGCCGGCAAATACCTCACAGCTATGTCCTACCTGCTGAGAGCCGGCCTGCTGCTGCCCTGCCAG GTCTCAGTTGGAGGAAACAGCCAAGATG gAGCCGAGGGAACAGAAGATATCTTCAGTATTATTTCCAAACAcaacaaag GTAGCAAGAAACCGGTCCGTCAGGTAGACATCGCTGTACGGCTCAGCCGCAGTGCTCTGAGCTGCCCGGGACAAGCCTGCTTCTGGCCAAAATCCAGTTCTGGAGTCGTCATCATTCCCTACACATTGTCTGCTGATTACT CCTCCGCTGACTCCACAGTCATCCGTtccgccattcaggaatattcctccCTGACCTGTATTCGTTTTGTGGAGAGGAAGACTGAGATCGATTATGTCCAGATCCGCTCGGTAGATGG ATGCTGGTCTTACCTGGGCAGGATTGGAGGGAGCCAGGACCTCTCCTTACTGAACCCCGGATGCGTATCGAAAGGCATCGTGCAACACGAACTCAACCACGTCCTGGGGTTTGTCCACGAGCACACGAGGAGTGACCGCGACGCCTACGTGGACATTATCTGGAGATACATAGCAGACG TTTACAAAAGCAACTTTGAGAAGTTCCTGCCGGATACCAATAACTTGGGCTTGCAGTATGATTACACGTCAGTCATGCATTATGGAAA ATTTGCCTTTACCAATGACCCTGGACAACCCACAATAGTGCCAAAGCCTGACGCCTCTGTCCCCATAGGGCAGAGATATGGACTGAGCAGCCTGGACCTCGTCAAGATAAATCGTCTGTATCAATGTG ATGTGTGCAGTTTTCTTCTCTGTGAGCTTTCTGGGACTTTTCACTCTGAATATACAAGTTCTGCATCAGTGAATAGGCCGGATTGTCTGTGGCTCATTCGTGTTCCCGCAAACAAG ATCTTTTTGCAGTTTCTTGCCATCGCTCCGTCCTTGTCCTGCCGCACCGACCACGTGGTGGTTTACGACGGAGCCAGCAAGTCGTCCCCAGTTCTTTTCAATGCCACGTGCAGGACTGGAGATCCTCCGCCCGTGGTGTCCACGGgaaacctgatgttggtggaatttTGGAGCTACGAGAAGATGAGTTTCTCGGCCTCTTACCGTTCAG TGATTTGCGGTGGAACATTCACACTTGTAAATGGAGTAGTGACGTCTCCAGGGTTTCCCACCAAGTATTTCCCGTCTTCTGACTGTCAATGGTCCATTGTGGCCCCTCCTGGGTACAAG GTGCGGCTGAGTTTCACCTCTTTTGTCCTGGAGCTTTCTCGCAACTGTGTCTACGACTACCTCTCCATCCTGCACGGTTCTCGCATTGGCTCCCTGGTGTCAGCAAAATACTGTGGATCCAAAAAGATGGCAACAATTGTGTCTGCGGGCAACTGGGTGCTGCTCCGGTTCCACACGGACAAATCAGTGCAAAGTACTGGATTCCAGGTGAAGTACACGTGGG TGCTCTGA